A window from Salvia miltiorrhiza cultivar Shanhuang (shh) chromosome 2, IMPLAD_Smil_shh, whole genome shotgun sequence encodes these proteins:
- the LOC131010571 gene encoding polygalacturonate 4-alpha-galacturonosyltransferase-like isoform X1: MAIKRGSQSGGGKSKGIGSRVFASILVFFLTFLALSFLFVGRGLFVAASSGQNELSIVSSRQQDLNWRERLALQHLNSLFSKDVIDVINASTNDLGPLNIDFFRKDKLSASWKVVGHKTSADNVTSAEATGEALKTKQETSRVKEEHTSNEDNSVFFETPAKLARRQLREKRREKRAADMVKQDDEVTVKLENAAIERSKSVDSAVLGKYSIWRKENDNENTDSTVRLIRDQMIMARVYISLARMKNKTDLANELQNRLKESQRSLGDATADSDLHNSAPEKIKLMGQVLSKAKEQLYDCNLVTGKLRAMLQSADEQVRSLKKQSTFLSQLAAKTIPNGLHCLAMRLTIDYYLLPPEKRKFPRSENLENPNLYHYALFSDNVLAASVVVNSTVTNAKDPGKHVFHLVTDKLNFGAMNMWFLLNPPGKATIHVENVDEFKWLNSSYCPVLRQLESAAMKEYYFKAAHPTTLSAGSSNLKYRNPKYLSMLNHLRFYLPQVYPKLDKILFLDDDIVVQKDLTGLWSVDLHGKVNGAVETCGESFHRFDKYLNFSNPHIAKNFDPNACGWAYGMNMFDLKEWKKKDITGIYHKWQNMNEDRVLWKLGTLPPGLITFYGLTHPLEKSWHVLGLGYNPSIDKTEIENAAVVHYNGNMKPWLELAMTKYKPYWTKYIKYDHPYVRNCKLSE, from the exons ATGGCGATTAAGAGGGGATCACAATCCGGCGGCGGTAAGAGTAAAGGCATTGGATCTCGCGTCTTCGCTTCCATCCTCGTGTTTTTCCTCACATTCCTCGCCTTATCCTTTCTATTCGTCGGCCGCGGCCTTTTCGTCGCCGCTTCTTCCG GTCAAAATGAATTATCAATCGTTTCCAGCAGACAG CAGGATTTAAATTGGAGAGAGAGGCTGGCATTGCAACATCTTAATTCTTTATTCTCGAAAGAT GTAATTGACGTTATAAACGCCAGTACAAATGATTTGGGGCCTTTAAATATTGACTTTTTTCGAAAAGATAAATTGTCTGCCTCTTGGAAAGTAGTTGGGCACAAAACGTCTGCTGATAATGTCACGTCTGCTGAG GCCACTGGAGAAGCCTTGAAGACCAAGCAAGAAACATCTAGAGTCAAGGAGGAACATACTTCAAATG AAGATAATTCCGTTTTCTTTGAGACACCAGCTAAATTGGCCCGAAGG CAACTGAGAGAAAAAAGACGTGAAAAGCGTGCTGCTGACATGGTAAAACAAGATGATGAAGTAACTGTAAAGCTCGAAAATGCAGCCATTGAGCGTTCTAAATCAGTGGACTCCGCAGTTTTGGGGAAGTATAGCATCTGGAGGAAAGAAAATGATAACGAAAATACTGATTCAACTGTACGCTTGATACGTGATCAAATGATAATGGCAAGGGTATATATAAGTCTTGCAAGGATGAAAAACAAGACTGATTTGGCCAATGAGTTGCAAAATCGGCTCAAGGAAAGCCAGCGTTCTCTAGGAGATGCAACTGCTGATTCTGATTTACATAACAG TGCACCTGAAAAAATAAAACTGATGGGCCAAGTGCTGTCTAAAGCTAAAGAGCAATTGTACGACTGCAACCTGGTCACTGGGAAACTAAGAGCCATGCTGCAATCTGCGGATGAGCAAGTCAGGAGTCTGAAAAAGCAGAGCACATTCCTTAGCCAGCTAGCTGCAAAGACTATACCCAATGGGCTTCACTGTCTGGCCATGCGCTTGACAATAGATTATTACCTCCTCCCACCTGAAAAAAGAAAGTTCCCTCGGAGTGAGAATCTAGAAAACCCAAATCTTTACCATTATGCCCTCTTCTCGGATAATGTTCTTGCTGCTTCAGTAGTGGTCAATTCAACCGTTACGAATGCCAAG GACCCTGGGAAACACGTTTTCCATCTTGTTACTGATAAGTTGAACTTTGGTGCGATGAATATGTGGTTTCTTTTGAATCCCCCGGGTAAAGCTACAATCCATGTTGAAAATGTAGATGAATTCAAGTGGCTGAACTCATCCTATTGTCCTGTTCTACGTCAGTTAGAGTCTGCTGCTATGAAAGAGTACTATTTCAAGGCCGCTCATCCTACCACACTTTCTGCTGGTTCCTCTAACCTGAAGTACAGGAACCCGAAGTATCTCTCAATGCTTAACCATCTAAGGTTCTATCTCCCACAGGTCTATCCAAAGTTGGATAAAATTCTTTTCCTTGATGACGACATTGTTGTTCAGAAAGACTTGACTGGGCTGTGGTCGGTAGATCTCCATGGAAAAGTAAATGGTGCAGTTGAAACATGTGGTGAGAGCTTTCATAGGTTTGACAAATATCTGAACTTCTCCAATCCTCACATTGCTAAGAACTTTGATCCCAATGCTTGTGGGTGGGCGTATGGAATGAACATGTTTGATCTAAAGGAGTGGAAGAAGAAGGATATAACTGGTATATACCACAAATGGCAGAATATG AATGAAGACAGGGTGCTGTGGAAGCTTGGGACTCTACCTCCAGGTCTGATTACCTTCTACGGGCTGACTCATCCACTCGAAAAGTCATGGCATGTGCTTGGTTTGGGTTACAATCCAAGCATTGACAAGACGGAAATTGAGAATGCAGCCGTTGTACATTACAATGGGAACATGAAACCATGGTTAGAATTGGCAATGACTAAGTACAAGCCATATTGGACCAAGTATATAAAGTATGACCACCCATATGTACGCAACTGCAAACTGAGCGAATGA
- the LOC131010571 gene encoding polygalacturonate 4-alpha-galacturonosyltransferase-like isoform X2 produces the protein MAIKRGSQSGGGKSKGIGSRVFASILVFFLTFLALSFLFVGRGLFVAASSGQNELSIVSSRQDLNWRERLALQHLNSLFSKDVIDVINASTNDLGPLNIDFFRKDKLSASWKVVGHKTSADNVTSAEATGEALKTKQETSRVKEEHTSNEDNSVFFETPAKLARRQLREKRREKRAADMVKQDDEVTVKLENAAIERSKSVDSAVLGKYSIWRKENDNENTDSTVRLIRDQMIMARVYISLARMKNKTDLANELQNRLKESQRSLGDATADSDLHNSAPEKIKLMGQVLSKAKEQLYDCNLVTGKLRAMLQSADEQVRSLKKQSTFLSQLAAKTIPNGLHCLAMRLTIDYYLLPPEKRKFPRSENLENPNLYHYALFSDNVLAASVVVNSTVTNAKDPGKHVFHLVTDKLNFGAMNMWFLLNPPGKATIHVENVDEFKWLNSSYCPVLRQLESAAMKEYYFKAAHPTTLSAGSSNLKYRNPKYLSMLNHLRFYLPQVYPKLDKILFLDDDIVVQKDLTGLWSVDLHGKVNGAVETCGESFHRFDKYLNFSNPHIAKNFDPNACGWAYGMNMFDLKEWKKKDITGIYHKWQNMNEDRVLWKLGTLPPGLITFYGLTHPLEKSWHVLGLGYNPSIDKTEIENAAVVHYNGNMKPWLELAMTKYKPYWTKYIKYDHPYVRNCKLSE, from the exons ATGGCGATTAAGAGGGGATCACAATCCGGCGGCGGTAAGAGTAAAGGCATTGGATCTCGCGTCTTCGCTTCCATCCTCGTGTTTTTCCTCACATTCCTCGCCTTATCCTTTCTATTCGTCGGCCGCGGCCTTTTCGTCGCCGCTTCTTCCG GTCAAAATGAATTATCAATCGTTTCCAGCAGACAG GATTTAAATTGGAGAGAGAGGCTGGCATTGCAACATCTTAATTCTTTATTCTCGAAAGAT GTAATTGACGTTATAAACGCCAGTACAAATGATTTGGGGCCTTTAAATATTGACTTTTTTCGAAAAGATAAATTGTCTGCCTCTTGGAAAGTAGTTGGGCACAAAACGTCTGCTGATAATGTCACGTCTGCTGAG GCCACTGGAGAAGCCTTGAAGACCAAGCAAGAAACATCTAGAGTCAAGGAGGAACATACTTCAAATG AAGATAATTCCGTTTTCTTTGAGACACCAGCTAAATTGGCCCGAAGG CAACTGAGAGAAAAAAGACGTGAAAAGCGTGCTGCTGACATGGTAAAACAAGATGATGAAGTAACTGTAAAGCTCGAAAATGCAGCCATTGAGCGTTCTAAATCAGTGGACTCCGCAGTTTTGGGGAAGTATAGCATCTGGAGGAAAGAAAATGATAACGAAAATACTGATTCAACTGTACGCTTGATACGTGATCAAATGATAATGGCAAGGGTATATATAAGTCTTGCAAGGATGAAAAACAAGACTGATTTGGCCAATGAGTTGCAAAATCGGCTCAAGGAAAGCCAGCGTTCTCTAGGAGATGCAACTGCTGATTCTGATTTACATAACAG TGCACCTGAAAAAATAAAACTGATGGGCCAAGTGCTGTCTAAAGCTAAAGAGCAATTGTACGACTGCAACCTGGTCACTGGGAAACTAAGAGCCATGCTGCAATCTGCGGATGAGCAAGTCAGGAGTCTGAAAAAGCAGAGCACATTCCTTAGCCAGCTAGCTGCAAAGACTATACCCAATGGGCTTCACTGTCTGGCCATGCGCTTGACAATAGATTATTACCTCCTCCCACCTGAAAAAAGAAAGTTCCCTCGGAGTGAGAATCTAGAAAACCCAAATCTTTACCATTATGCCCTCTTCTCGGATAATGTTCTTGCTGCTTCAGTAGTGGTCAATTCAACCGTTACGAATGCCAAG GACCCTGGGAAACACGTTTTCCATCTTGTTACTGATAAGTTGAACTTTGGTGCGATGAATATGTGGTTTCTTTTGAATCCCCCGGGTAAAGCTACAATCCATGTTGAAAATGTAGATGAATTCAAGTGGCTGAACTCATCCTATTGTCCTGTTCTACGTCAGTTAGAGTCTGCTGCTATGAAAGAGTACTATTTCAAGGCCGCTCATCCTACCACACTTTCTGCTGGTTCCTCTAACCTGAAGTACAGGAACCCGAAGTATCTCTCAATGCTTAACCATCTAAGGTTCTATCTCCCACAGGTCTATCCAAAGTTGGATAAAATTCTTTTCCTTGATGACGACATTGTTGTTCAGAAAGACTTGACTGGGCTGTGGTCGGTAGATCTCCATGGAAAAGTAAATGGTGCAGTTGAAACATGTGGTGAGAGCTTTCATAGGTTTGACAAATATCTGAACTTCTCCAATCCTCACATTGCTAAGAACTTTGATCCCAATGCTTGTGGGTGGGCGTATGGAATGAACATGTTTGATCTAAAGGAGTGGAAGAAGAAGGATATAACTGGTATATACCACAAATGGCAGAATATG AATGAAGACAGGGTGCTGTGGAAGCTTGGGACTCTACCTCCAGGTCTGATTACCTTCTACGGGCTGACTCATCCACTCGAAAAGTCATGGCATGTGCTTGGTTTGGGTTACAATCCAAGCATTGACAAGACGGAAATTGAGAATGCAGCCGTTGTACATTACAATGGGAACATGAAACCATGGTTAGAATTGGCAATGACTAAGTACAAGCCATATTGGACCAAGTATATAAAGTATGACCACCCATATGTACGCAACTGCAAACTGAGCGAATGA
- the LOC131010571 gene encoding polygalacturonate 4-alpha-galacturonosyltransferase-like isoform X3, which produces MAIKRGSQSGGGKSKGIGSRVFASILVFFLTFLALSFLFVGRGLFVAASSGQNELSIVSSRQQDLNWRERLALQHLNSLFSKDVIDVINASTNDLGPLNIDFFRKDKLSASWKVVGHKTSADNVTSAEATGEALKTKQETSRVKEEHTSNDNSVFFETPAKLARRQLREKRREKRAADMVKQDDEVTVKLENAAIERSKSVDSAVLGKYSIWRKENDNENTDSTVRLIRDQMIMARVYISLARMKNKTDLANELQNRLKESQRSLGDATADSDLHNSAPEKIKLMGQVLSKAKEQLYDCNLVTGKLRAMLQSADEQVRSLKKQSTFLSQLAAKTIPNGLHCLAMRLTIDYYLLPPEKRKFPRSENLENPNLYHYALFSDNVLAASVVVNSTVTNAKDPGKHVFHLVTDKLNFGAMNMWFLLNPPGKATIHVENVDEFKWLNSSYCPVLRQLESAAMKEYYFKAAHPTTLSAGSSNLKYRNPKYLSMLNHLRFYLPQVYPKLDKILFLDDDIVVQKDLTGLWSVDLHGKVNGAVETCGESFHRFDKYLNFSNPHIAKNFDPNACGWAYGMNMFDLKEWKKKDITGIYHKWQNMNEDRVLWKLGTLPPGLITFYGLTHPLEKSWHVLGLGYNPSIDKTEIENAAVVHYNGNMKPWLELAMTKYKPYWTKYIKYDHPYVRNCKLSE; this is translated from the exons ATGGCGATTAAGAGGGGATCACAATCCGGCGGCGGTAAGAGTAAAGGCATTGGATCTCGCGTCTTCGCTTCCATCCTCGTGTTTTTCCTCACATTCCTCGCCTTATCCTTTCTATTCGTCGGCCGCGGCCTTTTCGTCGCCGCTTCTTCCG GTCAAAATGAATTATCAATCGTTTCCAGCAGACAG CAGGATTTAAATTGGAGAGAGAGGCTGGCATTGCAACATCTTAATTCTTTATTCTCGAAAGAT GTAATTGACGTTATAAACGCCAGTACAAATGATTTGGGGCCTTTAAATATTGACTTTTTTCGAAAAGATAAATTGTCTGCCTCTTGGAAAGTAGTTGGGCACAAAACGTCTGCTGATAATGTCACGTCTGCTGAG GCCACTGGAGAAGCCTTGAAGACCAAGCAAGAAACATCTAGAGTCAAGGAGGAACATACTTCAAATG ATAATTCCGTTTTCTTTGAGACACCAGCTAAATTGGCCCGAAGG CAACTGAGAGAAAAAAGACGTGAAAAGCGTGCTGCTGACATGGTAAAACAAGATGATGAAGTAACTGTAAAGCTCGAAAATGCAGCCATTGAGCGTTCTAAATCAGTGGACTCCGCAGTTTTGGGGAAGTATAGCATCTGGAGGAAAGAAAATGATAACGAAAATACTGATTCAACTGTACGCTTGATACGTGATCAAATGATAATGGCAAGGGTATATATAAGTCTTGCAAGGATGAAAAACAAGACTGATTTGGCCAATGAGTTGCAAAATCGGCTCAAGGAAAGCCAGCGTTCTCTAGGAGATGCAACTGCTGATTCTGATTTACATAACAG TGCACCTGAAAAAATAAAACTGATGGGCCAAGTGCTGTCTAAAGCTAAAGAGCAATTGTACGACTGCAACCTGGTCACTGGGAAACTAAGAGCCATGCTGCAATCTGCGGATGAGCAAGTCAGGAGTCTGAAAAAGCAGAGCACATTCCTTAGCCAGCTAGCTGCAAAGACTATACCCAATGGGCTTCACTGTCTGGCCATGCGCTTGACAATAGATTATTACCTCCTCCCACCTGAAAAAAGAAAGTTCCCTCGGAGTGAGAATCTAGAAAACCCAAATCTTTACCATTATGCCCTCTTCTCGGATAATGTTCTTGCTGCTTCAGTAGTGGTCAATTCAACCGTTACGAATGCCAAG GACCCTGGGAAACACGTTTTCCATCTTGTTACTGATAAGTTGAACTTTGGTGCGATGAATATGTGGTTTCTTTTGAATCCCCCGGGTAAAGCTACAATCCATGTTGAAAATGTAGATGAATTCAAGTGGCTGAACTCATCCTATTGTCCTGTTCTACGTCAGTTAGAGTCTGCTGCTATGAAAGAGTACTATTTCAAGGCCGCTCATCCTACCACACTTTCTGCTGGTTCCTCTAACCTGAAGTACAGGAACCCGAAGTATCTCTCAATGCTTAACCATCTAAGGTTCTATCTCCCACAGGTCTATCCAAAGTTGGATAAAATTCTTTTCCTTGATGACGACATTGTTGTTCAGAAAGACTTGACTGGGCTGTGGTCGGTAGATCTCCATGGAAAAGTAAATGGTGCAGTTGAAACATGTGGTGAGAGCTTTCATAGGTTTGACAAATATCTGAACTTCTCCAATCCTCACATTGCTAAGAACTTTGATCCCAATGCTTGTGGGTGGGCGTATGGAATGAACATGTTTGATCTAAAGGAGTGGAAGAAGAAGGATATAACTGGTATATACCACAAATGGCAGAATATG AATGAAGACAGGGTGCTGTGGAAGCTTGGGACTCTACCTCCAGGTCTGATTACCTTCTACGGGCTGACTCATCCACTCGAAAAGTCATGGCATGTGCTTGGTTTGGGTTACAATCCAAGCATTGACAAGACGGAAATTGAGAATGCAGCCGTTGTACATTACAATGGGAACATGAAACCATGGTTAGAATTGGCAATGACTAAGTACAAGCCATATTGGACCAAGTATATAAAGTATGACCACCCATATGTACGCAACTGCAAACTGAGCGAATGA
- the LOC131010571 gene encoding polygalacturonate 4-alpha-galacturonosyltransferase-like isoform X4 has translation MAIKRGSQSGGGKSKGIGSRVFASILVFFLTFLALSFLFVGRGLFVAASSGQNELSIVSSRQDLNWRERLALQHLNSLFSKDVIDVINASTNDLGPLNIDFFRKDKLSASWKVVGHKTSADNVTSAEATGEALKTKQETSRVKEEHTSNDNSVFFETPAKLARRQLREKRREKRAADMVKQDDEVTVKLENAAIERSKSVDSAVLGKYSIWRKENDNENTDSTVRLIRDQMIMARVYISLARMKNKTDLANELQNRLKESQRSLGDATADSDLHNSAPEKIKLMGQVLSKAKEQLYDCNLVTGKLRAMLQSADEQVRSLKKQSTFLSQLAAKTIPNGLHCLAMRLTIDYYLLPPEKRKFPRSENLENPNLYHYALFSDNVLAASVVVNSTVTNAKDPGKHVFHLVTDKLNFGAMNMWFLLNPPGKATIHVENVDEFKWLNSSYCPVLRQLESAAMKEYYFKAAHPTTLSAGSSNLKYRNPKYLSMLNHLRFYLPQVYPKLDKILFLDDDIVVQKDLTGLWSVDLHGKVNGAVETCGESFHRFDKYLNFSNPHIAKNFDPNACGWAYGMNMFDLKEWKKKDITGIYHKWQNMNEDRVLWKLGTLPPGLITFYGLTHPLEKSWHVLGLGYNPSIDKTEIENAAVVHYNGNMKPWLELAMTKYKPYWTKYIKYDHPYVRNCKLSE, from the exons ATGGCGATTAAGAGGGGATCACAATCCGGCGGCGGTAAGAGTAAAGGCATTGGATCTCGCGTCTTCGCTTCCATCCTCGTGTTTTTCCTCACATTCCTCGCCTTATCCTTTCTATTCGTCGGCCGCGGCCTTTTCGTCGCCGCTTCTTCCG GTCAAAATGAATTATCAATCGTTTCCAGCAGACAG GATTTAAATTGGAGAGAGAGGCTGGCATTGCAACATCTTAATTCTTTATTCTCGAAAGAT GTAATTGACGTTATAAACGCCAGTACAAATGATTTGGGGCCTTTAAATATTGACTTTTTTCGAAAAGATAAATTGTCTGCCTCTTGGAAAGTAGTTGGGCACAAAACGTCTGCTGATAATGTCACGTCTGCTGAG GCCACTGGAGAAGCCTTGAAGACCAAGCAAGAAACATCTAGAGTCAAGGAGGAACATACTTCAAATG ATAATTCCGTTTTCTTTGAGACACCAGCTAAATTGGCCCGAAGG CAACTGAGAGAAAAAAGACGTGAAAAGCGTGCTGCTGACATGGTAAAACAAGATGATGAAGTAACTGTAAAGCTCGAAAATGCAGCCATTGAGCGTTCTAAATCAGTGGACTCCGCAGTTTTGGGGAAGTATAGCATCTGGAGGAAAGAAAATGATAACGAAAATACTGATTCAACTGTACGCTTGATACGTGATCAAATGATAATGGCAAGGGTATATATAAGTCTTGCAAGGATGAAAAACAAGACTGATTTGGCCAATGAGTTGCAAAATCGGCTCAAGGAAAGCCAGCGTTCTCTAGGAGATGCAACTGCTGATTCTGATTTACATAACAG TGCACCTGAAAAAATAAAACTGATGGGCCAAGTGCTGTCTAAAGCTAAAGAGCAATTGTACGACTGCAACCTGGTCACTGGGAAACTAAGAGCCATGCTGCAATCTGCGGATGAGCAAGTCAGGAGTCTGAAAAAGCAGAGCACATTCCTTAGCCAGCTAGCTGCAAAGACTATACCCAATGGGCTTCACTGTCTGGCCATGCGCTTGACAATAGATTATTACCTCCTCCCACCTGAAAAAAGAAAGTTCCCTCGGAGTGAGAATCTAGAAAACCCAAATCTTTACCATTATGCCCTCTTCTCGGATAATGTTCTTGCTGCTTCAGTAGTGGTCAATTCAACCGTTACGAATGCCAAG GACCCTGGGAAACACGTTTTCCATCTTGTTACTGATAAGTTGAACTTTGGTGCGATGAATATGTGGTTTCTTTTGAATCCCCCGGGTAAAGCTACAATCCATGTTGAAAATGTAGATGAATTCAAGTGGCTGAACTCATCCTATTGTCCTGTTCTACGTCAGTTAGAGTCTGCTGCTATGAAAGAGTACTATTTCAAGGCCGCTCATCCTACCACACTTTCTGCTGGTTCCTCTAACCTGAAGTACAGGAACCCGAAGTATCTCTCAATGCTTAACCATCTAAGGTTCTATCTCCCACAGGTCTATCCAAAGTTGGATAAAATTCTTTTCCTTGATGACGACATTGTTGTTCAGAAAGACTTGACTGGGCTGTGGTCGGTAGATCTCCATGGAAAAGTAAATGGTGCAGTTGAAACATGTGGTGAGAGCTTTCATAGGTTTGACAAATATCTGAACTTCTCCAATCCTCACATTGCTAAGAACTTTGATCCCAATGCTTGTGGGTGGGCGTATGGAATGAACATGTTTGATCTAAAGGAGTGGAAGAAGAAGGATATAACTGGTATATACCACAAATGGCAGAATATG AATGAAGACAGGGTGCTGTGGAAGCTTGGGACTCTACCTCCAGGTCTGATTACCTTCTACGGGCTGACTCATCCACTCGAAAAGTCATGGCATGTGCTTGGTTTGGGTTACAATCCAAGCATTGACAAGACGGAAATTGAGAATGCAGCCGTTGTACATTACAATGGGAACATGAAACCATGGTTAGAATTGGCAATGACTAAGTACAAGCCATATTGGACCAAGTATATAAAGTATGACCACCCATATGTACGCAACTGCAAACTGAGCGAATGA
- the LOC131009787 gene encoding uncharacterized protein LOC131009787, with amino-acid sequence ELNKVTLKNKYPLPRIDDLFDQLKGASVFSKIDLRSGYHQLKIRPEDVPKTAFRTRYGHYEFVVVPFGLTNAPAVFMDLMNRVFHPYLDKFVLVFIDDILIYSKNDKDHEEHLRIVLETLRTERLYAKFSKCEFWLSEVTFLGHIVSSEGIKVDPEKVQAVREWKSPTNPNEIRSFLGLAGYYRRFMEGFSKIARPMTQLLRKGIKFSWTEECEKSFQELKKKLTTAPVLAVPPGKANVVADALSHGQSERTIQTLEDMLRTVVLDRDGSWEVVLPLIEFAYNNSYQATIDMAPYEALYGRKCRSPLYWDEVGERKVLGPDMVNEMVEIVRQIRGRIKEAQDRQKSYADARRTELQFEIGDKVFLKVSPTKGITRFGVKGKLRPRFVGPYEILERIGPVAYRLALPPSFGNVHNVFHVSQLRKYVFDPKHIIHQEEMILCPDLSYEERPEAILDRKVQQLRNKAITSVKVLII; translated from the exons gaactgaacaaagtgacactgaagaacaaatatcctttaccaaggatagatgacctcttcgaccagctcaagggagcaagcgtgttctcgaagattgatttgcggtctggttatcaccagctgaagattcgaccagaagacgtacctaagacggcatttcgaactaggtatggccactacgaatttgtagttgtgccattcgggctaactaatgcgccagccgtgttcatggacctcatgaatcgagtgttccatccgtatttagacaaatttgtcttggtattcatagatgacatcctgatttactcgaagaacgataaagaccatgaggaacatctgagaattgttctagaaacgttgaggacagagcgcctttatgccaaattcagcaagtgcgagttttggctcagcgaagtcacatttttaggacatattgtgtcatcagaagggattaaagtggaccctgaaaaagtgcaagcggtgcgcgaatggaaatcgcctactaaccctaatgaaataagaagtttcttaggattggcaggttactatcggaggtttatggaaggattttccaaaattgcaaggccaatgacgcaactactcaggaagggaataaaattttcttggacagaggagtgcgagaagagcttccaagaacttaagaAGAAGTTAACTAcagcaccagtgttagccgtccc cccaggcaaggccaacgtagtggctgatgcattgagtc atgggcagtctgaaaggacaattcagaccctcgaagatatgttgagaacagtggtgttagatagagatggaagttgggaagtagtgctgccgttgattgaatttgcctataataacagttaccaggcgactatcgatatggcaccatatgaggcattgtatggaagaaaatgtagatcaccactttattgggatgaagtgggtgagagaaaagttttaggaccagacatggtaaatgagatggttgagatagtccgccaaatcagagggcgaataaaggaggcgcaagatagacagaaatcttacgctgatgcacgccgaaccgaattacagtttgaaataggagacaaggtcttcctaaaggtatctcctaccaaggggataactaggtttggtgtcaagggaaaacttaggccccgattcgtaggaccttatgagattttggaaagaataggcccagtagcctataggttggcattaccgccaagttttgggaacgttcacaatgttttccacgtatcacaactcagaaaatacgttttcgatccaaagcacataatccaccaagaagagatgatcctttgcccagacttgagctatgaagagagaccagaggctattctagatcgaaaagtacaacaactcaggaataaagcaatcacatcagtgaaagtctt aattatttaa